One part of the Sulfolobus tengchongensis genome encodes these proteins:
- the cdvA gene encoding cell division protein CdvA, with protein MPVSYEVLTKFIGQKVKDIYGREFGYLIHVYSEIDGSITGIEVAQGSSVLTIGPERIKVDGDSILILPDWKAEAIRILSLMEKIRKRQRALEELYSKQEIPKSDYDDMKRKLDTEMLKIKDDQTKLKGKLKSRLNEIEDQLAHIDKAVISLKMSYISSEIPEASYKSSMEVLRLSKDSYTLERDDIRKTLDKLDSLDKDSIELKPLGSLSTAQQGDQKNDQSKSEIPLPIPVKVINTL; from the coding sequence ATGCCCGTATCGTACGAAGTACTAACGAAATTTATCGGACAAAAAGTTAAAGACATATATGGAAGAGAATTTGGATATCTTATCCATGTCTATAGTGAGATAGATGGTAGTATAACCGGTATTGAGGTTGCACAAGGATCTTCCGTTTTGACAATTGGACCAGAGAGAATAAAGGTAGATGGAGATTCCATATTAATTCTACCAGATTGGAAAGCAGAAGCCATCAGAATATTAAGTTTAATGGAAAAAATTAGAAAAAGACAGAGAGCATTAGAGGAATTATACAGTAAGCAAGAAATTCCTAAGAGTGACTATGACGACATGAAGAGAAAACTTGATACTGAAATGCTAAAGATAAAAGATGATCAAACCAAACTAAAGGGGAAGCTGAAGTCAAGACTTAATGAAATAGAAGATCAACTAGCACACATAGATAAGGCAGTAATCTCATTAAAGATGAGTTATATCTCATCTGAAATACCTGAAGCTTCTTATAAGAGTTCCATGGAAGTTTTGAGATTATCAAAGGATAGTTACACATTGGAAAGAGATGATATAAGGAAGACTTTGGATAAATTGGACTCATTAGACAAAGATTCTATAGAACTTAAGCCTTTAGGCTCCTTATCCACGGCACAACAAGGTGATCAGAAGAACGATCAGTCAAAATCGGAAATACCATTGCCAATACCGGTAAAGGTAATAAATACTCTTTAA
- a CDS encoding chromatin protein Cren7: protein MPKKKQSDPYICPNCGTKVEKPQKTWQLVSPLPDSYGRITITVMGSFECPNCGHKWKSVVSKIKAGGSSVEIEGKKGVKKIESNESDEKANEGEIIELDLSDLDEDEEE, encoded by the coding sequence ATGCCAAAAAAGAAACAATCGGACCCATACATTTGCCCAAATTGTGGCACAAAAGTAGAGAAGCCACAAAAAACATGGCAGTTAGTTTCACCTCTGCCTGATTCATATGGGCGAATAACGATAACTGTAATGGGTTCTTTCGAGTGTCCCAATTGTGGCCATAAATGGAAATCCGTAGTATCTAAGATAAAAGCAGGGGGGTCTTCTGTAGAAATTGAAGGTAAAAAAGGTGTTAAGAAAATAGAGTCTAACGAATCTGATGAAAAAGCCAATGAAGGTGAAATTATAGAACTTGATTTAAGTGATTTAGATGAAGATGAAGAAGAGTGA
- a CDS encoding DNA topoisomerase I, protein MNLCNINNFYLIIAEKSKAAKKIAEALSDKPVLCRKYGVNYWVVTYYDNSKYVIAPAAGHLFGLQGKSGFPVYDADWKPLWEIDKNAYYTKKYYRLISTLSKYATGFVNACDYDIEGSVIGYLIIKYLGDIKRAKRMKFSALTKNDILYAFKNMSSLDYNMINAGVTRHKIDWLWGINISRALMLSLQDFAKKRVILSAGRVQSPTLVQVVNSEIERNLFIPLPKFTVSINVKIRDYTLKIKLDKEFDRISEAKDFLNKLVNKKVRIIKIENKIKILERPSPFNLTDLQVEAGRIYGISPYNVERIAEDLYLDGLISYPRTNSQKIPPTISVYNIVKGLENSSYKELISLVKKISGGNYIVKQGSKDDPAHPAIHPTGEPPKKLPVNKFKLYDLIVRRFLASISADAKIATTYYTARVLDFPLEFTISYTKILEKNWLEIYHFHNINEDKPIILSKEDEGLIQGGKIDISLSRSIPRYTKVSLLKWMEYSNLGTEATRGRIIEILVKRRYLTSSGKYLIPTKLGFYVAEVLNKFFPDIADVKMTADMENKLELIKTGNISENYVIKENIERLNKFIEEYKVNKDKVGESLAKGLGLVKVARCKLCDLEQYKDELCKYHYEAKLKLLDTVKIWEERTGYDYKKILKRIGNSRSTGKYVKDVVAYLLNGDESHAKLKR, encoded by the coding sequence ATGAATTTATGTAATATAAACAATTTTTACCTCATTATAGCTGAAAAGTCAAAAGCCGCCAAAAAAATTGCAGAAGCACTTTCTGATAAGCCTGTGTTGTGTAGAAAGTATGGTGTTAATTATTGGGTGGTGACCTACTATGATAATAGCAAATATGTAATAGCTCCTGCAGCAGGGCATCTATTTGGATTGCAAGGTAAAAGTGGATTCCCTGTATATGATGCTGATTGGAAACCTTTATGGGAAATAGATAAAAATGCATATTATACTAAGAAATATTACCGATTGATCTCAACCCTTAGTAAGTACGCTACAGGTTTCGTTAATGCGTGTGATTATGATATAGAGGGGTCAGTTATAGGCTATTTGATAATTAAATACCTTGGTGATATCAAGAGAGCAAAACGAATGAAATTTTCTGCATTAACTAAAAACGATATACTATACGCGTTCAAAAATATGTCATCATTAGATTATAACATGATAAATGCGGGAGTGACCAGACATAAAATTGATTGGTTATGGGGAATTAACATCAGCAGGGCTCTAATGCTTTCTTTACAAGATTTTGCAAAAAAGAGGGTGATACTGAGTGCAGGTAGAGTTCAGAGCCCAACACTTGTTCAAGTTGTTAATTCAGAAATTGAGAGGAATTTGTTTATTCCGCTACCAAAATTCACTGTTTCAATTAATGTTAAAATTAGAGATTATACATTGAAAATTAAATTAGATAAGGAGTTCGATAGGATATCTGAGGCAAAGGATTTTTTAAATAAATTAGTTAACAAAAAAGTAAGAATAATTAAAATTGAAAATAAAATAAAAATCTTGGAGAGACCCTCCCCATTCAATCTTACTGATCTTCAAGTTGAAGCAGGAAGAATATATGGAATCTCTCCATATAATGTAGAACGTATAGCAGAAGATCTATATCTGGATGGACTTATAAGTTATCCGAGGACAAATAGTCAAAAAATTCCACCAACTATAAGTGTATATAATATAGTTAAGGGTCTTGAGAACAGCTCGTATAAAGAATTAATTAGTTTAGTTAAAAAAATTAGTGGGGGTAATTACATCGTTAAACAAGGTTCAAAAGACGATCCTGCACATCCAGCTATACACCCAACTGGCGAGCCACCCAAAAAATTACCTGTAAATAAATTTAAACTATATGATTTAATAGTAAGAAGATTCTTGGCATCAATATCAGCTGACGCCAAGATCGCTACCACCTACTATACCGCTAGAGTGCTAGATTTTCCGTTAGAATTCACAATTTCATATACAAAAATACTGGAAAAAAACTGGTTGGAAATATATCATTTTCACAATATAAATGAAGATAAACCAATAATTCTTTCTAAAGAAGATGAAGGTTTAATTCAAGGAGGGAAAATAGATATTAGCTTAAGTAGATCTATACCACGATATACGAAAGTTTCTTTGCTCAAGTGGATGGAATACTCTAACCTAGGCACGGAAGCTACCAGAGGGAGAATAATTGAAATTTTAGTAAAAAGAAGATATCTAACTAGTAGTGGGAAATATTTAATTCCTACGAAATTAGGATTTTATGTTGCTGAAGTATTAAATAAATTTTTCCCTGATATAGCCGATGTTAAGATGACAGCAGATATGGAGAATAAACTAGAATTAATAAAAACTGGCAATATTTCGGAAAACTACGTAATTAAAGAAAACATAGAGAGATTAAATAAATTTATAGAGGAATACAAGGTAAATAAGGATAAGGTAGGCGAGTCGTTGGCTAAGGGCTTAGGTCTTGTAAAAGTTGCAAGATGTAAATTATGTGATCTTGAGCAGTATAAAGACGAGTTGTGTAAGTACCATTATGAAGCCAAATTAAAACTTCTAGATACCGTGAAAATATGGGAGGAGAGAACAGGTTACGATTATAAAAAGATTTTAAAGAGGATTGGTAATAGTAGATCTACTGGTAAGTATGTAAAAGACGTAGTAGCATACTTATTAAACGGTGATGAGAGTCATGCCAAACTGAAAAGATGA
- a CDS encoding DNA-directed RNA polymerase subunit K: MGLERDEILSQDLHFNEVFISLWENRLTKYEIARIISARALQLAMGAPALIDVNNINSTDVVTIAEEEFKRGVLPITIRRRLPNGKTILISLRKS; this comes from the coding sequence ATGGGATTAGAGAGGGATGAAATTTTGTCTCAAGATTTACATTTTAATGAAGTTTTTATTTCATTATGGGAGAATAGGTTAACTAAATACGAGATTGCTAGGATAATAAGTGCTAGAGCATTACAATTGGCAATGGGCGCCCCGGCACTCATTGATGTTAATAACATTAACTCTACTGATGTAGTTACGATAGCCGAAGAGGAGTTTAAAAGAGGAGTTCTTCCAATAACTATTAGAAGACGATTACCAAATGGGAAAACAATTTTAATATCTCTTAGAAAGAGTTAA
- a CDS encoding signal peptidase I, producing the protein MKMKKSDLIIILFIALIYILMFSNIVQSASVEGVSMYPIFQNGALTFYTRPNSIEIGNVIIYKSPYFNNYIIHRVIYANNGYYVTQGVDRITNPIPDNRIGLEPPQGITKNLIVGKIVEFGNITFSIPYLGYISILFSSII; encoded by the coding sequence ATGAAGATGAAGAAGAGTGACCTAATCATTATCTTATTTATAGCGCTCATCTATATTCTTATGTTTTCTAACATAGTTCAAAGTGCAAGTGTTGAAGGAGTTTCCATGTATCCTATATTTCAAAATGGAGCATTGACCTTTTACACTAGACCAAATTCCATTGAAATAGGTAATGTAATAATATATAAATCTCCATATTTTAATAATTACATAATACACAGAGTAATATATGCAAATAATGGATACTATGTTACGCAAGGCGTGGATAGAATAACCAATCCAATACCGGATAATAGAATTGGACTAGAACCACCACAAGGTATAACAAAGAATCTAATTGTAGGGAAAATAGTAGAATTTGGTAATATTACGTTTTCAATTCCTTATCTTGGTTATATATCGATATTATTCTCCTCGATTATTTAA
- a CDS encoding NAD(P)-dependent oxidoreductase → METIQGVDSINKLNFKVLITDPVDQYMLKTLQSYGLMVDYKPEMSREELLKVIGNYQALVVRSRTKVDKEVIQRGINLKVIARAGIGLDNIDTEEASKRNIKIVYAPGASTDSAAELTIGLLIVAARRLYDSMNMAKGGIFKKIEGVELAGKTIGIIGFGRIGSKVAKVCKALDMNVIVYDVIDVREKANMIGVKVAESLEDLLKVSDILSFHVTVGKDAKPILNDSTFKIVKDNAIIINTSRAAVIDGKALLKYIDEKNLTYATDVLWNEPPKEDWEMKLLRHERVIVTTHIGAQTKEAQRRVAVVTTNNLIEALKEIGVLR, encoded by the coding sequence ATGGAGACTATACAAGGTGTTGACTCTATAAACAAATTAAATTTCAAAGTATTAATAACAGATCCAGTAGATCAATATATGCTGAAAACTTTACAGAGCTACGGCTTAATGGTGGACTATAAACCAGAGATGAGTAGAGAAGAACTGTTAAAGGTAATAGGCAATTATCAAGCTTTAGTTGTTAGAAGTAGAACTAAGGTAGATAAAGAGGTTATTCAAAGAGGAATTAATCTTAAGGTCATCGCAAGAGCTGGAATAGGTTTAGATAATATAGATACGGAAGAGGCCTCAAAAAGGAATATAAAAATTGTGTACGCTCCAGGAGCTTCTACAGATTCTGCAGCAGAACTAACTATAGGTTTACTTATAGTTGCAGCGAGAAGGCTTTACGATTCTATGAATATGGCTAAGGGAGGTATATTTAAGAAGATAGAAGGAGTGGAGTTAGCAGGAAAGACAATAGGTATTATAGGTTTCGGAAGAATAGGCTCTAAAGTAGCTAAGGTTTGTAAAGCATTGGATATGAATGTGATTGTATATGATGTTATTGATGTGAGAGAAAAAGCTAATATGATTGGAGTGAAAGTTGCAGAGAGTTTAGAAGATTTACTTAAAGTCTCTGATATATTATCTTTTCATGTAACAGTAGGTAAGGATGCTAAACCAATTCTTAATGATAGTACATTTAAGATTGTTAAAGATAACGCAATTATAATTAATACCAGTAGGGCTGCAGTGATAGATGGTAAGGCATTGCTAAAGTACATTGATGAAAAGAATTTGACATATGCTACAGATGTATTATGGAATGAACCACCTAAGGAAGATTGGGAAATGAAACTACTAAGACATGAAAGAGTTATAGTAACCACTCATATAGGCGCGCAAACTAAAGAAGCCCAGCGCAGGGTTGCAGTAGTTACGACTAATAACTTAATTGAAGCCTTAAAAGAGATTGGTGTTTTGAGATGA
- the eno gene encoding phosphopyruvate hydratase, which translates to MINRFGIEKVRGLEIIDSRGNPTIRVFMKTSDGIESFGDAPAGASKGTREAIEIRDDNGLTVKRAIDIVNYIIDPALHGIDVREQAIIDKILIEMDSTENKSRLGGNTTIATSIAALKTAARSLDLEVFKYIAGPRSPKIPIPLLNIINGGLHAGNKLKIQEFIIVPIKFNTFKEALFASIDVYRSLKGLITERYGKLYTAVGDEGGFSPPLEETREALDLIYTSIKNAGYEGRIYMGMDAAASDFFDNKKGKYVIDGKELDGNQLLEFYLSLANEYPIVYLEDPFEENSFDKFSELQSKLKNVVITGDDLYTTNIRYLKIGIEKMSTKGVIVKPNQVGTITETMEFTDLARRNSIKLITSHRSGETEDNFIAEFAVGISSDFIKTGAPARGERTSKYNKLLEIENRFELEYNGKYFYL; encoded by the coding sequence ATGATTAATCGTTTTGGTATAGAGAAGGTTAGAGGGTTAGAAATCATAGATTCTAGGGGTAATCCTACAATAAGGGTTTTCATGAAAACTAGTGATGGTATAGAATCTTTTGGAGATGCTCCAGCTGGTGCTTCTAAGGGGACAAGAGAAGCCATAGAAATAAGAGATGACAATGGCCTTACAGTAAAAAGGGCCATAGATATCGTAAACTACATAATTGACCCAGCACTACACGGAATTGATGTTAGAGAACAAGCTATAATTGATAAGATCTTGATAGAAATGGATTCGACGGAAAATAAGTCTAGGTTAGGAGGAAATACAACAATAGCTACCTCTATAGCTGCTTTAAAAACTGCTGCGAGATCACTGGACTTAGAAGTATTCAAATATATTGCTGGCCCAAGATCACCTAAAATTCCAATACCTCTTCTCAATATAATAAATGGTGGATTACATGCAGGAAATAAGCTGAAAATTCAAGAATTTATTATAGTTCCCATAAAGTTCAATACCTTTAAGGAGGCCCTTTTTGCATCCATAGATGTTTATAGAAGCCTAAAAGGGCTAATAACAGAGAGATATGGAAAGCTATACACTGCGGTGGGGGATGAAGGGGGATTCTCTCCACCTTTAGAAGAAACTAGAGAGGCATTAGACCTAATATACACTTCTATTAAGAACGCTGGTTATGAAGGGCGGATATACATGGGTATGGATGCTGCAGCAAGCGATTTCTTCGATAACAAGAAAGGAAAATATGTAATTGATGGAAAAGAGTTAGATGGGAATCAGTTATTAGAGTTCTACTTAAGTCTAGCAAACGAATATCCAATAGTTTACTTAGAAGACCCATTTGAGGAGAACTCATTCGATAAATTTAGCGAGTTACAAAGCAAACTTAAAAATGTAGTTATAACTGGAGATGATCTGTATACTACAAATATAAGGTATTTGAAAATAGGTATAGAGAAGATGTCAACTAAGGGTGTTATAGTGAAACCTAATCAAGTTGGTACAATTACTGAAACGATGGAGTTTACGGATCTAGCAAGAAGAAACTCTATCAAACTCATAACCAGCCATAGAAGTGGGGAGACTGAAGATAATTTCATCGCAGAATTTGCTGTAGGTATTTCATCAGACTTTATAAAAACTGGAGCTCCTGCAAGAGGAGAGAGAACGAGCAAATATAATAAATTACTAGAAATAGAAAACAGATTTGAATTAGAATATAATGGAAAATATTTTTATCTTTAA
- a CDS encoding aminotransferase class V-fold PLP-dependent enzyme has product MMLIPGPVNVPKSVLQESLTLVNHRSDKFRETVKKLEQLMNKHFSSTRVALLSGSGTLAVESMVFSLVKREEKVITFPYGEFGHRLRESLIRRGAKVISYEKKPGESFSVEEIKKSIEENKDATTVALVHNETSTGIAFRDLKKVAETIKKAGLKLLIDSVSGFAAYPLYVNEWKIDCVVTGSQKALASIPGMGFAALSDEGINELVKYDLPSYLDISLHLKFQDKGETPFTPTVGAFFASKRAAELLEKEGIENRWKRHEACARYLRRVMEIMGFKLLGNDSNFSNTVVAGIPPISPSMLISMLKERNIEISSGMGELKDKIVRIGILGVVDDRALMKLVKNLNEILRTDVEVEVPQECKLPEELKVEVSWD; this is encoded by the coding sequence ATGATGTTAATTCCGGGTCCCGTTAACGTTCCTAAAAGTGTTCTACAAGAATCCCTCACCTTAGTTAATCATAGATCAGATAAATTTAGGGAAACTGTAAAAAAATTAGAGCAGCTGATGAATAAGCATTTTAGCTCTACTAGAGTCGCTTTACTTAGTGGATCTGGAACCCTAGCTGTAGAATCTATGGTATTCTCTTTAGTAAAGAGAGAAGAGAAAGTGATAACGTTCCCTTATGGTGAGTTTGGGCATAGATTACGAGAATCATTGATCAGACGAGGAGCCAAAGTAATTAGTTATGAAAAGAAGCCTGGCGAGTCTTTTAGCGTAGAGGAAATAAAGAAATCCATTGAAGAAAATAAAGATGCAACTACAGTGGCTTTAGTCCACAATGAGACTAGTACTGGAATAGCATTTAGAGATCTTAAAAAAGTAGCTGAAACTATAAAGAAAGCAGGGCTTAAATTACTTATTGATTCAGTATCTGGCTTCGCAGCATACCCTTTGTATGTTAATGAATGGAAAATAGATTGTGTTGTAACTGGAAGTCAGAAGGCCTTAGCAAGTATACCTGGAATGGGATTTGCAGCATTATCTGATGAAGGCATTAATGAGTTAGTCAAATATGACCTGCCCAGTTATTTAGATATATCTCTTCACTTAAAATTTCAAGATAAAGGAGAAACTCCATTTACTCCTACTGTAGGAGCCTTTTTTGCATCTAAACGAGCTGCCGAACTATTAGAAAAGGAAGGTATAGAAAATAGATGGAAGAGACATGAGGCATGTGCTAGGTATTTAAGAAGAGTTATGGAGATCATGGGATTTAAATTATTAGGTAATGATTCCAATTTCTCCAATACAGTCGTAGCTGGAATACCTCCAATTTCTCCAAGTATGTTGATCAGTATGTTAAAGGAAAGAAATATAGAGATCTCTAGTGGCATGGGTGAGTTAAAAGATAAAATAGTGAGGATAGGTATTTTAGGCGTAGTTGATGATAGAGCGTTAATGAAATTAGTGAAGAATTTGAATGAAATACTCAGAACAGATGTGGAAGTTGAAGTCCCACAAGAATGTAAATTACCGGAAGAGTTAAAAGTTGAAGTTTCATGGGATTAG
- the cdvB gene encoding cell division protein CdvB, with product MFEKKLPFIFNSEKRRKAQLGKILTEISLKLKDQQTRLEEAIRRLKDRDKELFEKVVRAQVEGDDAKAKIYAQEIADIRRIIKVIYTAFLAIEKVRLKLDTVQELQGVSLVLYPVAKILGDLKDQIKGIAPEVAIALDSIISSVNGIAVETGAINDRGVIPAVVDEQARQILDEAQKMAEVKVKELLPDLPHPPIEQQSRLQQTKPTVRKITERDLLDYIVSNGGFLDIEHFSKTYGIEKEDVLKLLKILQNKGLVAVES from the coding sequence ATGTTTGAAAAAAAGTTACCATTTATTTTTAACAGTGAAAAGAGGAGGAAAGCTCAACTGGGCAAGATACTTACTGAAATTTCGCTTAAGCTAAAGGATCAACAGACTAGATTAGAAGAAGCTATTAGGAGGTTGAAAGATCGAGATAAGGAACTCTTCGAGAAAGTAGTAAGGGCTCAAGTTGAGGGAGACGACGCTAAGGCTAAGATATACGCGCAGGAAATAGCTGACATTAGAAGAATAATTAAAGTAATTTATACAGCCTTCTTAGCAATCGAGAAGGTCAGACTAAAATTAGATACCGTACAAGAACTCCAAGGTGTTTCATTAGTATTATATCCGGTAGCTAAAATATTAGGGGATTTGAAAGATCAAATAAAGGGAATTGCGCCAGAGGTTGCAATAGCCTTAGATTCTATCATAAGTAGCGTAAATGGGATAGCAGTGGAAACGGGTGCAATAAACGATAGAGGGGTTATTCCAGCAGTAGTAGATGAACAAGCAAGACAAATCTTAGACGAAGCACAAAAAATGGCTGAGGTAAAGGTTAAAGAATTACTACCAGATTTGCCACACCCACCAATAGAACAGCAATCAAGATTACAGCAAACTAAACCTACGGTGAGAAAGATAACCGAAAGAGACTTATTAGATTACATAGTAAGTAATGGAGGTTTCTTAGATATAGAACATTTTAGCAAAACATATGGAATAGAAAAGGAGGATGTATTAAAGTTACTTAAAATTCTACAAAACAAGGGACTTGTAGCAGTAGAAAGTTAA
- the gcvPB gene encoding aminomethyl-transferring glycine dehydrogenase subunit GcvPB: MWRQAKWEEPLIFELNKSNSTRQGFLINKDEEIRNYITEINIPKNLLREEVPDLPNLSELEVVRHFVRLSQMSFGVDTGMMPLGSCTMKYNPKIEEKAPEVVEHHHPLEDEDYVQGILEMMYELQVWLSEITGMDECSLQVPAGSAGEFAGVLMIKKFHEEHNRNYKDLMLVADTAHGTNPASAAMAGYKVIYVKSNKEGLVDINILKEIVNDKTAGFMLTNPNTLGLFEENILEISKIMHSVNAVLYYDGANLNGILGVARPGDMGFDIVHLNLHKTFAVPHGGGGPGAGAICAKGELTEYLPYPLVEKVNGKYKLSKIPQKSIGKIASFYGNVGNLARSFAYLLGLGPQGIQLIGKMSTLATNYLIAKLKDVKELELIAENRPRKHEVVFSAKPLADNYGVTANDIAKALLDNGFYAPTIYFPPIIEEALMIEPTETEPKETLDKFAEVLRKIVEMAKNNPDQILKGPNNTSIGRLDQAYANHPSSITPTYRVLKLRKQGKITYLK; encoded by the coding sequence ATGTGGAGACAAGCTAAATGGGAAGAGCCATTAATATTTGAATTGAACAAGAGTAATTCCACTAGACAAGGATTTTTGATAAATAAAGACGAAGAAATCAGAAATTACATTACAGAAATAAATATACCTAAAAATTTATTGAGAGAAGAAGTTCCAGATTTACCTAACCTAAGTGAATTAGAGGTAGTTCGACATTTTGTTAGACTATCTCAGATGAGTTTCGGTGTGGATACGGGAATGATGCCTTTAGGTTCATGCACTATGAAATACAATCCAAAAATTGAGGAAAAAGCTCCTGAAGTAGTTGAACATCACCATCCATTAGAAGACGAAGATTACGTACAAGGAATTCTTGAAATGATGTATGAGTTACAAGTTTGGTTAAGTGAAATAACTGGCATGGACGAATGTAGTTTACAAGTACCTGCAGGCTCTGCAGGGGAATTTGCTGGAGTATTAATGATTAAGAAATTCCATGAAGAACACAATAGGAATTACAAAGATCTTATGCTCGTTGCAGATACTGCTCACGGAACTAATCCAGCTAGCGCAGCCATGGCTGGATATAAGGTTATATACGTTAAATCCAATAAAGAGGGACTAGTAGATATCAATATCCTAAAGGAAATCGTAAACGACAAGACTGCTGGTTTCATGTTAACTAATCCCAATACTCTAGGATTATTTGAAGAAAATATTCTGGAAATTTCCAAGATAATGCATTCAGTTAATGCCGTGTTATATTATGATGGAGCTAATTTAAATGGAATATTAGGAGTGGCTAGACCGGGGGATATGGGATTTGATATTGTACATCTAAATCTCCATAAGACATTTGCAGTTCCGCATGGAGGAGGAGGGCCAGGTGCAGGAGCAATATGTGCCAAAGGAGAACTGACAGAATACCTTCCTTACCCTTTAGTAGAGAAAGTAAATGGAAAATATAAATTAAGTAAAATCCCTCAAAAAAGTATAGGAAAAATTGCATCATTTTATGGAAATGTAGGCAACTTAGCGCGCAGTTTCGCGTATTTATTAGGATTAGGCCCTCAAGGTATTCAACTCATAGGGAAAATGAGTACTTTAGCAACTAATTACCTTATAGCTAAACTGAAAGACGTTAAAGAATTAGAGTTGATTGCAGAGAATAGGCCTAGGAAGCATGAGGTAGTGTTCAGTGCAAAACCCTTAGCTGACAATTATGGTGTAACAGCAAATGACATAGCAAAGGCTTTACTTGATAACGGATTTTATGCTCCTACCATATACTTTCCGCCAATTATTGAAGAAGCCTTAATGATAGAACCTACAGAAACTGAACCAAAGGAAACTCTAGATAAGTTTGCTGAAGTGCTACGAAAAATAGTGGAGATGGCAAAAAACAATCCAGACCAAATACTTAAAGGTCCTAATAATACAAGTATTGGAAGGTTAGACCAAGCATATGCTAATCACCCTTCTAGTATAACACCAACATATAGAGTACTAAAACTGCGAAAACAGGGTAAAATAACTTACCTTAAATAA
- the cdvC gene encoding cell division protein CdvC, whose protein sequence is MSAQVMLEDMARKYAIMAVKADKEGKVDDAITYYKKAIEVLSQIIVLYPESVARTAYEQMINEYKKRINYLEKILPASNDGEDDKTTPEEVIVTEKPKVSFNDIIGLDDVKEALREAIIYPTRRPDLFPLGWPRGILLYGPPGCGKTMIAAAVANEIDSIFIQLDAASVMSKWLGEAEKNVANVFKMAREESKKQNKPAIIFIDELDALLGIYSTEVGGEARVRNQFLKEMDGLLDKSENYKVYVIGATNKPWRLDEPFLRRFQKRIYVRLPDYDQRLSLFKYYTAKVKLASDVSLEELAKLTEGYTASDIRDIVQAAHIKVVKEMFKNNLNEPREITMQDFKEILKVRMPSVNPELIKAYEAWTEKFKAL, encoded by the coding sequence ATGAGTGCACAAGTGATGTTAGAAGATATGGCTAGAAAATATGCTATTATGGCAGTAAAAGCGGATAAAGAGGGAAAAGTAGACGACGCAATAACATATTATAAAAAGGCTATAGAAGTTTTAAGCCAGATTATAGTTCTATACCCTGAATCAGTAGCAAGAACAGCATATGAACAAATGATAAACGAGTACAAGAAGAGAATCAACTATTTGGAAAAAATTTTACCAGCTTCTAATGATGGGGAAGATGATAAAACTACACCAGAAGAAGTAATAGTCACTGAAAAACCTAAGGTCTCATTTAATGATATAATTGGCTTAGACGACGTTAAGGAAGCATTAAGAGAAGCAATAATATACCCAACAAGGAGGCCAGATTTATTTCCGTTGGGATGGCCTAGGGGAATTTTGCTTTATGGTCCTCCAGGTTGTGGAAAGACAATGATCGCGGCTGCGGTAGCTAACGAAATAGACTCTATCTTTATCCAATTAGATGCTGCATCAGTAATGTCAAAATGGCTTGGTGAGGCCGAGAAAAATGTCGCTAATGTATTTAAGATGGCTAGAGAGGAGTCTAAGAAACAAAATAAGCCCGCCATAATATTCATAGACGAGTTAGATGCTTTATTAGGCATATATTCTACAGAAGTTGGAGGAGAAGCAAGAGTTAGAAATCAATTTCTAAAAGAGATGGATGGCTTATTGGATAAGTCAGAGAATTACAAAGTGTATGTAATAGGTGCTACTAATAAGCCCTGGAGGTTAGATGAGCCATTCTTAAGGAGATTCCAGAAAAGAATATATGTGAGGTTACCTGACTATGATCAGAGATTATCATTATTCAAATATTATACGGCGAAAGTCAAATTAGCAAGTGACGTAAGCCTTGAAGAGTTAGCTAAATTAACTGAAGGATATACTGCAAGTGATATTAGAGACATAGTACAGGCTGCTCATATAAAGGTAGTCAAGGAAATGTTTAAGAATAATTTGAATGAACCAAGAGAAATTACGATGCAGGACTTTAAGGAAATACTAAAGGTCAGAATGCCTAGCGTTAATCCAGAACTCATAAAAGCGTATGAAGCTTGGACTGAGAAGTTTAAGGCCTTATAA